The following are encoded together in the Ezakiella massiliensis genome:
- the mfd gene encoding transcription-repair coupling factor, producing the protein MKVLEKLLHDKNIKNLIESIGSNSNGLFCGVSEEVFPNLLYILDKKSYFVIMPTEKKAMDLAKTLDMYKLNADYLPPRDKVYYNLKIINDENMNDRLRVIRSLIYDQVDFVVMSLSTFLDENLRADTYKKHIIKFEPGKVFDLEELFSSLTESGYKRVSSIETKGEFSFRGGILDVFPPSSEEIFRVEFFDDEVDTIRKVDPETRLSTDFIDACEIFPALEIILDDEDKNKIKKQMEDEISGKDPEDTVKFRGLIEGLEEGIQGEREIFFAYLDADKRSYIYEDFKRPVIFYDPVYANKEYKSKNEFFDFEYKNLFESGEVLNAGPIEKRPEDFYGLGLKATYIQYMNQELPVNLNAIEINLRDGQRYSRDYLELFKDAADLRDSGYDVSLVGSDKAKYDALIEAAEDLGIRYSGQEDDEENIKIYLAALKNGFINEDIKLAVFGDLNIFGASNKGRKKAKKKSSKLRLQDISKGDYVIHEEHGIGVYNGVATLEIKEVKKDYLEILYKGSDKLYLPVENINLIDKYMSKEGAKPKIYGLYSAQWKNTKLKSKKAIDEMARELIDLYAKRTSEIGYQFSKDTPWQGDFEDAFKYDETDGQLITASQIKEDMESPHPMDRLLLGDVGYGKTEVAFRAVFKAIMDGKQVAMLAPTTLLAEQHTQTAMERFKSFPIRIGNLSRFRTNKQIKLTLEELAAGNIDFVIGTHRLLSKDVHFKDLGLLVIDEEQRFGVKHKEKIKEMSQGVDVLTLSATPIPRTLSMSLSGIRSLSVIEEPPQNRLPVQTYVAQYNDSIIRSAILRELNRGGQVYFLYNDVKTQSRMLENLQELVPKASIQIANGQMPERQLEDIFIKFKEKEYDVLITSTIIETGMDIQNANTLIVYEADRLGLSTLYQLRGRVGRSEKLAYAYFTYKDESVLNEKAIKRLMAMKEFTDFGSGYKIAMRDLELRGAGNVLGLKQSGHMMEIGYELYMKYLNLAVKEIKGEEIIEEINTKVDLEVESALPENYLDDALIRMEIYKRIAVLSSLKDMDDWIDELVDRYNEVPKSLENLMYIGIIKNWASKVFIKSISQKGEWVRIEYEPTMLEKIDMQSFMENYKDDAVFDNVVPVLRLRVDNPLRDLIKFMKISFEGLEEK; encoded by the coding sequence ATGAAGGTACTGGAAAAACTTTTACACGATAAGAATATTAAAAATCTAATTGAGTCCATTGGGAGTAATTCAAATGGGCTCTTTTGTGGTGTAAGTGAAGAAGTTTTTCCAAACCTCTTATACATATTGGACAAAAAATCTTATTTTGTAATTATGCCCACAGAAAAAAAGGCCATGGACCTGGCAAAAACTCTGGACATGTACAAACTTAACGCCGACTACTTGCCGCCACGCGACAAGGTTTATTATAATTTAAAAATTATTAACGACGAGAACATGAACGACCGTCTCCGGGTCATCAGATCGCTCATATATGACCAAGTGGACTTTGTGGTCATGAGTCTCTCGACCTTTTTGGATGAAAATCTAAGGGCGGATACTTACAAAAAACATATTATAAAATTCGAGCCTGGTAAGGTTTTTGATTTGGAAGAATTGTTTAGCTCTTTGACTGAAAGCGGCTACAAGAGGGTGAGCTCCATAGAGACCAAGGGCGAATTCTCTTTTAGGGGAGGAATACTCGATGTCTTCCCACCTAGCAGCGAAGAAATTTTTAGGGTGGAATTTTTTGACGACGAAGTCGATACCATAAGAAAGGTTGACCCTGAGACCAGGTTATCGACCGATTTTATTGATGCCTGTGAAATTTTTCCAGCCCTTGAAATAATTCTTGACGATGAAGATAAAAACAAAATAAAAAAACAAATGGAAGATGAAATCTCTGGTAAAGATCCCGAGGACACGGTCAAGTTTAGGGGCCTAATCGAAGGCCTTGAGGAAGGTATCCAAGGCGAGAGAGAAATATTTTTTGCTTATCTGGATGCTGACAAAAGGTCCTATATATATGAAGATTTCAAGAGGCCGGTGATTTTTTATGACCCAGTCTACGCCAACAAGGAATATAAGAGCAAGAATGAATTCTTTGATTTTGAATACAAAAATCTCTTTGAATCGGGTGAGGTTTTAAATGCTGGACCAATCGAAAAGAGGCCGGAAGACTTTTATGGTCTGGGTTTAAAGGCGACTTATATACAATACATGAACCAAGAGTTGCCGGTCAATTTAAATGCGATTGAAATAAATTTACGAGACGGGCAAAGGTATTCCAGGGATTATTTGGAATTATTTAAAGATGCGGCCGACCTTAGAGACAGTGGCTATGATGTCAGCCTAGTTGGGTCTGACAAGGCTAAGTACGACGCCTTGATTGAAGCGGCTGAAGACTTAGGGATAAGATACAGCGGCCAAGAAGACGACGAGGAAAATATTAAAATTTATTTGGCCGCCTTAAAAAATGGTTTTATAAATGAAGATATTAAGTTGGCTGTCTTTGGCGATTTAAATATTTTTGGCGCTTCTAACAAGGGTAGGAAAAAAGCCAAGAAAAAATCGTCCAAGCTCAGGCTCCAGGATATTTCCAAGGGCGACTATGTCATCCACGAGGAACACGGCATTGGCGTTTACAATGGAGTGGCTACCCTTGAAATCAAGGAAGTTAAAAAAGATTATTTGGAAATTCTCTACAAGGGATCGGACAAATTATATTTGCCGGTTGAAAATATAAATTTAATTGACAAGTATATGTCCAAGGAAGGGGCTAAGCCCAAAATTTATGGTTTGTATTCTGCCCAATGGAAGAACACAAAGCTAAAGAGCAAGAAGGCCATTGACGAAATGGCCCGCGAACTCATTGATTTATATGCAAAACGCACAAGTGAAATTGGCTACCAATTTTCCAAGGACACTCCTTGGCAAGGGGACTTTGAAGACGCCTTTAAATACGACGAAACAGATGGCCAACTGATAACGGCCAGTCAAATAAAAGAGGACATGGAGTCGCCCCATCCCATGGACAGGTTGCTTTTGGGTGACGTTGGCTACGGAAAAACCGAAGTTGCTTTTAGGGCTGTCTTTAAAGCCATTATGGATGGCAAACAGGTGGCCATGCTGGCGCCTACGACCTTGCTTGCCGAGCAGCATACGCAAACGGCCATGGAAAGATTTAAATCTTTTCCAATTAGAATTGGAAATTTAAGCCGCTTTAGGACTAACAAGCAAATTAAATTGACTCTTGAAGAATTGGCGGCAGGCAATATTGATTTTGTAATTGGAACTCACAGATTATTATCAAAGGACGTTCACTTTAAAGATTTGGGACTTCTGGTAATTGACGAAGAGCAGAGGTTTGGAGTCAAGCACAAGGAAAAAATTAAAGAGATGAGTCAGGGGGTTGACGTTTTGACACTGTCGGCCACACCTATACCGCGTACTCTTTCAATGAGTTTGTCGGGCATCAGGTCTTTGTCTGTAATTGAAGAACCACCGCAAAACCGTTTGCCCGTTCAAACTTATGTGGCCCAGTATAACGATTCTATTATTAGGTCGGCCATCTTGCGCGAATTAAATCGGGGCGGTCAAGTCTACTTTTTATATAACGATGTAAAAACTCAATCTCGGATGCTAGAAAATTTGCAAGAGCTGGTGCCTAAAGCGAGTATTCAAATTGCAAACGGCCAAATGCCAGAGCGACAATTGGAAGATATATTTATAAAGTTTAAGGAAAAAGAATACGATGTATTGATCACATCGACCATTATAGAGACGGGCATGGACATACAAAACGCTAACACACTTATCGTTTACGAGGCCGACAGGCTTGGCCTATCCACACTTTATCAGCTGCGTGGACGCGTTGGCAGGAGCGAAAAACTTGCCTATGCCTACTTCACTTACAAGGATGAATCCGTTTTAAATGAAAAAGCCATCAAGAGACTCATGGCTATGAAAGAATTTACAGATTTCGGTAGCGGTTACAAAATTGCTATGCGGGACTTGGAACTCAGGGGAGCTGGCAATGTTTTGGGCCTCAAGCAAAGTGGCCACATGATGGAGATTGGCTACGAGCTCTATATGAAATATTTAAATTTGGCTGTCAAGGAAATCAAGGGCGAAGAAATTATCGAAGAGATCAACACCAAGGTCGACTTGGAAGTTGAATCCGCTCTGCCAGAAAATTATTTGGACGATGCCTTAATCAGGATGGAAATTTACAAGCGCATAGCCGTACTTTCTAGCCTAAAGGACATGGACGATTGGATTGATGAGTTGGTCGACAGATATAACGAGGTACCGAAGTCACTTGAAAATTTGATGTATATTGGTATAATTAAAAATTGGGCGTCCAAAGTTTTCATAAAAAGTATTAGTCAAAAGGGCGAGTGGGTAAGAATAGAGTATGAACCGACTATGCTCGAGAAGATTGACATGCAATCT
- the asnS gene encoding asparagine--tRNA ligase, translated as MELRILLNDFKEYDGKEVVVEGWIRNLRDSKNIMFIELSDGTDFRNVQVVVDADLSNYDEIKRQSLSASISVRGLVKLTPEMKQPFEIAAKEITVLGESDPDYPLQKKRHSKEYMRTIAHLRPRANLYKAVFRVRSVLSFAIHQFFQERGFVYAHTPILSAFDGEGAGEIFHVTSMDLNNLPKTDEGKVDFSKDFFNKGVNLAVTGQLEGECMAHAFRNIYTFGPTFRADHSNTRAHAAEFWMIEPEMAFCDLSGNMDVAEDMMKYIIKYTLDKCPEEMAFFDQFVEKGLLDKLNKIVNSEFKRLTYTEAIDILQKSGVEFEAYPEWGDDLGREHERYLAEDVFDGPVFLTDYPKEIKAFYMKLNEDKKTVAACDLLVPGIGEIIGGSQREENFEVLEEKMKDFNLCPDDYYWYLELRKYGTTVHSGYGLGFERMVMYMTGVDNIRDVLPFPRTVGVCEF; from the coding sequence ATGGAACTAAGAATATTGTTAAATGATTTTAAAGAGTACGATGGCAAAGAAGTAGTTGTGGAGGGTTGGATTAGAAACCTTCGCGATTCAAAAAATATTATGTTTATTGAGCTTAGTGATGGAACGGATTTTAGAAACGTTCAAGTAGTTGTGGATGCTGATCTTTCAAATTATGATGAAATCAAAAGGCAATCTTTAAGCGCCAGCATTAGCGTACGCGGTTTAGTGAAGTTAACTCCTGAGATGAAACAGCCATTTGAAATTGCGGCTAAAGAAATTACAGTCCTTGGAGAAAGCGACCCAGACTATCCACTGCAAAAGAAACGCCACTCCAAAGAATACATGAGAACTATTGCCCACCTAAGACCAAGGGCAAATCTATATAAGGCAGTATTCAGGGTTAGGAGCGTATTATCTTTTGCCATCCACCAATTCTTCCAAGAACGTGGCTTCGTTTATGCACATACACCAATCCTATCCGCTTTTGACGGAGAGGGCGCAGGCGAAATCTTCCACGTAACCAGCATGGATTTAAATAACTTGCCAAAGACTGACGAGGGCAAGGTGGATTTTTCCAAAGACTTCTTTAACAAGGGAGTAAACTTGGCGGTAACTGGCCAACTCGAAGGCGAATGTATGGCCCATGCCTTTAGAAATATTTATACTTTTGGACCAACCTTTAGGGCTGACCATTCAAACACAAGGGCTCACGCAGCAGAGTTTTGGATGATCGAACCTGAAATGGCCTTCTGCGACCTTTCGGGCAACATGGATGTGGCCGAAGATATGATGAAGTACATTATTAAATACACACTTGACAAGTGCCCAGAAGAAATGGCCTTCTTTGACCAATTTGTTGAAAAGGGCCTACTGGATAAACTAAACAAGATTGTAAACTCAGAATTTAAAAGACTTACCTATACAGAAGCCATTGATATCCTACAAAAATCCGGCGTAGAATTCGAAGCCTATCCAGAATGGGGCGACGACCTTGGCCGTGAACACGAAAGATACTTGGCAGAAGATGTATTTGACGGCCCAGTATTTTTAACCGACTATCCAAAGGAAATCAAGGCCTTCTACATGAAGTTAAACGAAGACAAAAAGACTGTTGCAGCTTGTGACTTGCTTGTACCAGGCATTGGAGAAATCATTGGCGGCAGCCAAAGGGAAGAAAACTTTGAAGTTTTAGAAGAAAAGATGAAAGACTTTAATCTCTGCCCAGACGATTACTACTGGTATTTGGAACTTAGAAAGTACGGAACAACAGTCCACAGTGGATACGGACTTGGCTTTGAAAGAATGGTTATGTACATGACAGGCGTTGACAACATCAGAGACGTCCTACCATTCCCAAGAACAGTTGGCGTTTGCGAATTTTAG
- the leuS gene encoding leucine--tRNA ligase → MEYNHLQIEKKWQDIWDEKKVFEPSDDFSKPKYYILIEFPYPSGEGLHVGHPRSYTALDIVARVKRMQGYNVLFPIGFDAFGLPTERYAIKHHVDPKEVSKKNIANFTKQLKSLGISFCWDRKVTTCEPDYYKWTQWIFKRMFENDLAYKKGMTINWCPDCKIGLANEEVVDGCCERCGHPVEHRDKNQWMLAITKYADRLVDGLDTVDFPDRVKSQQKNWIGRSYGAEIDFKTTNNETLRVYTTRPDTIFGATFMVISPEHGFLNDNKDIKNMDEIKAYQAEAKRKSDFERAELNKDKTGVLIDGVKAINPFTGKEIPIFVADYVLMTYGTGAIMSVPAHDTRDYDFAKKFGVEIIPVIEGGDIEEGPYIESGVSKLINSGEFTGLTSDEAKEAIIKKIEGEGIGERKTNFKLRDWVFSRQRYWGEPIPVVNVDGKWEAIDDSDLPLTLPEVQNYEPNDEGESPLADIDSFVNTTWHGKAAKRETDTMPNWAGSSWYYLRYIDPHNDKALADMDKLKYWLPVDWYNGGMEHTTLHLLYSRFWHKFLYDIGVVPTEEPYQRRTSHGMILGDNGEKMSKSRGNVENPNEYVEKFGADALRLYEMFMGDYEQVAAWSKDGPKNLRKFIERVIRLENMMIDGDIREDMRTIFHQSIKKVTYDYLNMKYNTAIAQLMTLVNEIYLKESVTRGEYKVLLQLLNPVIPHITEELYQRMGNDKMILEEKWPEYVEEYTIENVIEIPVQFNGKVQATVKIKRDCAKDEALEIAKTDAFIAEKLQGKTIVKEIYVPNKIVNLVVK, encoded by the coding sequence ATGGAATACAATCATTTACAGATAGAAAAGAAATGGCAAGATATTTGGGATGAGAAAAAAGTTTTTGAACCTTCAGATGACTTCTCAAAACCAAAATATTATATTTTAATAGAATTCCCTTATCCATCAGGAGAAGGCCTCCACGTTGGCCATCCAAGGTCATACACAGCCCTTGACATAGTTGCAAGGGTCAAACGTATGCAGGGTTACAATGTGCTTTTCCCAATCGGCTTTGACGCTTTTGGTCTGCCGACCGAACGCTACGCCATCAAGCACCACGTGGACCCAAAGGAAGTTTCCAAGAAAAATATTGCAAACTTTACTAAGCAATTAAAGAGTCTTGGCATTAGTTTTTGCTGGGACAGAAAGGTAACCACCTGCGAGCCAGATTATTACAAGTGGACCCAATGGATCTTTAAACGCATGTTTGAAAATGATTTGGCTTACAAAAAAGGCATGACCATTAACTGGTGCCCAGATTGTAAGATTGGCCTTGCAAATGAAGAAGTTGTGGATGGTTGCTGCGAAAGATGCGGCCACCCAGTTGAACACAGGGACAAAAACCAATGGATGCTGGCTATTACCAAATACGCAGACAGACTTGTCGATGGTTTGGACACAGTAGATTTTCCTGATCGCGTAAAATCTCAACAAAAAAATTGGATTGGCAGATCTTACGGGGCTGAAATTGATTTTAAAACTACAAATAATGAAACTTTAAGAGTTTATACAACCAGACCGGACACAATTTTTGGTGCGACCTTTATGGTTATCAGCCCTGAACATGGTTTCTTGAATGATAATAAAGATATTAAAAATATGGATGAGATCAAAGCCTACCAAGCTGAGGCCAAACGCAAGTCCGACTTTGAAAGGGCAGAGCTCAATAAAGACAAGACTGGCGTTTTAATCGACGGGGTCAAGGCAATTAATCCATTTACTGGCAAGGAAATTCCAATTTTCGTTGCTGACTATGTCCTTATGACTTACGGCACAGGTGCAATTATGTCCGTGCCTGCTCACGATACCAGGGACTACGACTTCGCTAAAAAGTTTGGCGTGGAAATAATTCCAGTTATCGAAGGCGGAGATATAGAAGAAGGTCCTTATATTGAGTCGGGCGTTTCAAAACTCATTAACTCAGGCGAATTTACAGGGCTCACTTCAGATGAAGCCAAGGAAGCCATTATTAAAAAGATTGAAGGCGAAGGCATTGGCGAAAGAAAGACCAACTTTAAATTAAGAGACTGGGTCTTTAGCCGTCAAAGATATTGGGGCGAGCCAATCCCTGTTGTAAATGTGGATGGCAAGTGGGAAGCAATCGATGATAGCGACCTACCACTTACCCTGCCAGAAGTTCAAAACTACGAGCCAAACGATGAAGGTGAAAGCCCTCTTGCAGATATAGATAGCTTTGTAAACACCACTTGGCACGGAAAAGCCGCTAAGCGCGAGACAGATACCATGCCAAACTGGGCGGGTTCATCTTGGTATTATCTAAGATATATTGACCCACACAACGACAAGGCACTGGCCGATATGGACAAGCTAAAATATTGGTTGCCAGTTGACTGGTACAATGGTGGTATGGAACACACAACTCTTCACTTGTTATACTCCAGATTCTGGCACAAGTTCCTCTACGATATTGGCGTTGTGCCAACTGAAGAACCTTATCAAAGAAGGACCAGCCACGGTATGATTCTGGGCGACAACGGCGAAAAGATGAGTAAGTCCAGGGGCAATGTTGAAAATCCAAATGAATATGTAGAAAAATTTGGCGCTGACGCCTTGAGGTTATACGAAATGTTTATGGGCGACTATGAACAAGTAGCCGCTTGGTCAAAAGACGGTCCCAAAAATCTTAGAAAATTTATTGAACGCGTAATCAGACTTGAAAACATGATGATAGATGGAGACATTCGTGAAGACATGCGGACAATTTTCCACCAATCCATCAAGAAGGTCACCTACGATTACCTCAATATGAAATACAATACAGCTATTGCTCAGCTGATGACTCTGGTAAATGAGATCTATCTGAAGGAAAGCGTGACAAGAGGAGAATACAAGGTCCTCTTGCAATTATTAAATCCAGTTATTCCTCATATTACAGAAGAGCTCTACCAAAGAATGGGTAACGACAAGATGATTTTGGAAGAAAAATGGCCAGAATACGTCGAAGAATACACAATTGAAAATGTAATTGAAATCCCTGTTCAATTTAATGGCAAGGTCCAAGCCACAGTCAAGATTAAACGCGACTGCGCTAAGGACGAGGCCCTTGAAATTGCAAAGACAGATGCCTTTATAGCTGAAAAACTCCAAGGCAAGACAATCGTAAAAGAAATTTACGTTCCAAATAAAATTGTAAACCTGGTTGTGAAATAA
- the glmU gene encoding bifunctional UDP-N-acetylglucosamine diphosphorylase/glucosamine-1-phosphate N-acetyltransferase GlmU, with amino-acid sequence MFKSIILAAGEGTRMRSKKSKVLHEIAGKPLIKHVLDSVSNAGFDKTITVLGKNYDQAKEIVEAAGSEIVIQEVGPGKPYGTGYAVKLCKDFVNERDDLLVIYGDTPLIDSDTIKEYFNYHKENKNDITVLSAVLDDPKEYGRIVRKDGEFEAIVEYKEMEEGVTYTNEINSGIYLYTGKAFLDAIDKIDDNNKKKEYMITDTIHIAKDMGYKVDSYISDNTDIVLGVNDREDLLLCERVLVAKENKKRLKAGVMIHNPETTYIDPQAIIEEDVELWGFVKIIGACEIKSGTVIYNSMIKDMKIGHDCILKNVDMEDSVIGNNVSFGPFARVRPGSRVEDNVKVGNFVEIKNSNFGKGSKAGHLAYIGDADVGADVNIGCGVVFANYDGKNKHRTTVEDKAFIGSNSTLVAPVRVGENAFIAAGTVATKDTDDFALKIERSEEREIKDWVIKRGLKK; translated from the coding sequence ATGTTTAAATCTATTATTTTAGCAGCAGGAGAAGGCACCAGGATGCGGTCAAAAAAATCCAAGGTCCTCCACGAAATTGCGGGCAAGCCTTTGATTAAGCACGTCCTTGATTCGGTGAGCAATGCTGGTTTTGATAAGACCATTACAGTCCTGGGGAAAAATTATGACCAGGCCAAGGAGATTGTTGAGGCAGCTGGTAGTGAAATCGTCATCCAAGAAGTGGGCCCAGGCAAACCTTATGGGACTGGTTATGCGGTCAAACTTTGCAAGGATTTTGTAAATGAAAGAGACGACCTCCTGGTTATCTATGGAGATACGCCACTAATTGACAGCGACACAATCAAAGAATATTTTAATTACCACAAGGAAAATAAAAATGACATCACAGTTTTGTCGGCGGTTTTGGACGATCCAAAGGAATATGGGCGAATTGTTCGCAAGGACGGAGAATTCGAAGCCATTGTCGAGTACAAGGAGATGGAAGAGGGTGTGACTTACACCAATGAAATCAATTCAGGCATCTATCTCTACACTGGCAAGGCCTTTTTGGATGCCATCGACAAGATTGACGACAATAATAAAAAGAAAGAATACATGATAACTGATACCATCCATATAGCCAAGGACATGGGCTACAAGGTGGATTCATATATAAGCGACAACACAGACATAGTGCTGGGAGTTAACGACCGGGAGGACTTGCTTCTTTGCGAAAGGGTTTTGGTGGCTAAGGAAAACAAAAAGCGTTTAAAAGCTGGAGTTATGATCCACAATCCTGAGACAACTTACATCGACCCTCAGGCTATTATCGAAGAGGATGTTGAGCTTTGGGGCTTTGTAAAAATTATTGGCGCTTGCGAGATCAAGTCTGGCACAGTTATTTACAACAGCATGATTAAAGATATGAAGATTGGCCACGACTGCATTTTAAAGAATGTGGACATGGAAGACTCGGTTATCGGCAACAATGTAAGCTTCGGACCTTTTGCAAGGGTTAGACCGGGTTCAAGGGTCGAAGACAATGTCAAGGTTGGCAACTTTGTTGAAATAAAAAATTCTAATTTTGGCAAAGGTTCCAAGGCCGGCCATCTTGCTTATATTGGCGACGCTGACGTGGGCGCAGATGTAAATATTGGTTGCGGAGTAGTTTTTGCAAACTATGACGGAAAAAATAAACACAGGACGACAGTTGAGGACAAGGCTTTTATAGGATCGAACTCAACTCTTGTGGCACCTGTAAGAGTGGGTGAAAATGCTTTTATCGCAGCGGGAACTGTTGCGACAAAGGATACAGATGACTTCGCTTTAAAAATTGAAAGAAGCGAAGAGAGAGAAATTAAAGATTGGGTTATAAAAAGAGGACTCAAAAAGTAG
- the pth gene encoding aminoacyl-tRNA hydrolase — protein sequence MKIIIGLGNPGRQYEDTRHNAGFMVVDKFADKHGVDISKARFNALLGEVFVNGEKVVLVKPMTYMNNSGQAVGEVLNFYKPDLEDIIVVVDDIEIELGMLRIRAKNGKGTHNGLKSIYAHLKTDDYAKMKLGVGKFKRDMDLADFVLARPSKEDDEIIDDLIDRAVEALDEFTASPIDIVMNKFNGSVLEK from the coding sequence ATGAAAATAATAATTGGCTTGGGTAATCCCGGCAGGCAGTACGAGGACACCAGACACAACGCTGGCTTTATGGTCGTGGACAAGTTTGCCGACAAACACGGGGTCGACATTTCAAAGGCAAGATTTAACGCTCTTTTAGGCGAGGTCTTTGTAAATGGAGAGAAAGTTGTTTTGGTAAAGCCCATGACCTATATGAATAACAGCGGCCAGGCTGTGGGAGAGGTTTTAAATTTCTACAAGCCCGACTTGGAAGATATAATAGTTGTGGTTGATGATATAGAAATTGAGCTTGGCATGCTTAGGATTCGTGCGAAAAATGGTAAGGGAACCCACAATGGCCTAAAGAGCATCTATGCACATTTAAAGACAGATGATTATGCCAAGATGAAATTGGGCGTTGGAAAATTTAAAAGAGATATGGATCTGGCTGATTTCGTTTTGGCTCGCCCATCAAAAGAGGACGACGAGATTATAGACGATTTAATCGACAGGGCAGTTGAAGCCCTGGACGAATTTACAGCCAGTCCAATAGATATAGTTATGAATAAATTTAACGGGTCGGTGTTGGAAAAGTAA
- a CDS encoding septum formation initiator family protein, translating into MKVKKMANAVFTGILVLVLLFAGLNHFKVRSEINKLRVVERELDQRSMELNDKLKSLNYDLENSNTYEFIEKAARKQGMIKPREIIVYDLDKDKK; encoded by the coding sequence ATGAAGGTTAAAAAAATGGCAAACGCTGTGTTTACAGGGATTTTGGTTTTGGTCCTGCTCTTTGCAGGTCTAAATCACTTTAAGGTTCGCAGCGAAATCAATAAATTAAGAGTGGTAGAGCGTGAGCTGGACCAGAGGTCTATGGAATTAAATGACAAACTCAAGTCGCTAAATTACGATTTGGAAAATTCAAATACTTATGAGTTTATAGAGAAGGCAGCTCGCAAGCAAGGTATGATAAAGCCAAGGGAGATTATTGTCTACGACTTGGATAAGGATAAAAAATAG
- a CDS encoding S4 domain-containing protein: MRLDKFLKESRIIKRRTVSKEAILNGAIKLNGLEPKPGTEVKVGDVISFQTPRQLMEFEVVGLDKESGYVRSK, encoded by the coding sequence ATGAGACTAGATAAGTTTTTAAAAGAATCGAGAATTATAAAGAGACGGACTGTTTCCAAGGAGGCTATCTTAAACGGAGCCATCAAACTAAATGGCCTGGAGCCAAAGCCAGGAACAGAGGTAAAGGTTGGAGACGTTATAAGTTTTCAGACGCCAAGGCAGCTTATGGAATTTGAAGTTGTTGGCTTGGACAAGGAATCTGGATATGTGAGGTCGAAATGA
- a CDS encoding ribose-phosphate pyrophosphokinase → MSIYKGIKILTGNSNRELVKNIASRLGLDLANCDVTTFSDGEINVEINETVRGADVFIIQPTHAPVNDNLMELLIMIDACHRASAGRINAVIPYYGYARQDRKTRPREPITAKLVANLLEKAGADRVVLMDLHAGQIQGYFDVPVDHLSAIRILARYFKDKVDENAVVVSPDLGGVTRAREFANYLNLPIAIIEKRRPKPNVSEVMNIIGDIEGKTCILVDDIIDTAGTICQAAKKLEELGATKVYGAASHGVLSGPAIERIMDSCLQEFVITDSIPLPDLPQVREKIKVVSVAELFARAIRIIHDNDSIATIFD, encoded by the coding sequence ATGAGTATTTATAAGGGGATTAAAATTTTAACTGGCAATTCCAACAGAGAATTGGTTAAAAACATTGCATCAAGACTTGGCTTAGACCTTGCCAATTGTGATGTAACAACATTTTCAGACGGAGAAATCAATGTTGAAATTAATGAAACAGTAAGGGGCGCTGACGTATTTATTATTCAGCCAACTCACGCACCTGTTAATGACAACTTGATGGAGCTACTAATTATGATCGACGCCTGCCACAGGGCAAGTGCAGGCAGAATAAATGCAGTTATTCCTTACTATGGCTACGCTAGACAAGATCGCAAGACCAGACCTAGGGAACCAATCACAGCTAAGCTTGTAGCAAATTTACTTGAAAAAGCAGGAGCAGACAGGGTTGTTCTTATGGACTTGCACGCTGGACAAATTCAAGGTTACTTTGACGTGCCAGTTGATCACTTATCAGCTATTAGAATTTTGGCCAGATATTTTAAGGACAAGGTCGATGAAAATGCTGTTGTAGTAAGTCCTGACTTGGGCGGTGTAACTAGGGCAAGAGAATTTGCAAATTACTTAAATCTCCCAATCGCTATTATAGAAAAGAGAAGACCAAAACCAAACGTCTCAGAAGTTATGAATATTATCGGTGACATTGAAGGCAAGACTTGTATTTTGGTTGACGATATTATTGACACAGCAGGAACTATTTGCCAGGCAGCCAAAAAACTTGAAGAGCTAGGCGCTACAAAAGTTTACGGGGCAGCCAGCCACGGGGTATTAAGTGGTCCAGCTATTGAAAGAATTATGGATTCATGTCTGCAAGAGTTTGTAATTACAGATTCAATTCCCCTACCAGACCTACCACAAGTTAGAGAAAAAATCAAAGTTGTTTCCGTTGCAGAACTCTTTGCAAGGGCCATTAGGATTATCCACGACAACGATTCTATAGCCACAATTTTTGACTAA